Sequence from the Symbiopectobacterium purcellii genome:
TTGAAAAATCAGTTGGTTTCCGGCGGGGAGTTGGTGTTGGAGACGTTGGTTATCGAGGGCGATGAGAATGCCGTGCTGGTGCCGGGCGAACGTTACGCGCAGATGCGCAATGTTTACTTTATCCCCTCAGCCCAGGCGCTGGTACGCTGGTTGGAAAAATGCGGTTTTGTCGACGTACGTATCGCCGATCATTGCGTCACGACCCTCGAAGAACAACGCAGAACTTCATGGATGACCACGGAATCACTGGCCGATTTTCTCGATCCTAACGATCGCCGTAAAACTTGCGAAGGTTACCCCGCGCCACTGCGTGCGGTGATAGTGGCACGTAATCCTTAGTGTCTCGCCCCGGCGTTGTGCCGGGGTTTTACTCTCTGTTTATCGTTGCATCAGACTCTCGCTCCAGAATATCTGCTTATTGGTATTTCAGACGGCGCGTGGTATAACCGTCATACTTCAAGTTGCATGCGCGTTGGCGGCACTCGCTCACCCGAATCACTTACTTATGTAAGCTCATCGGGATTCGCTCCTTTACCGCGTTACGAGCCCCATAAATGAGTCTCGCCCTGAAGGGCCAGCGCAAGCGCTGTTCAAAACGTAAACGTTTTGTCCTGCACCTCGCATTATTTATGGGTAGATTTACTTTCGAATGATTTCATAGCCTATAAACGCGTTACATGAAATAAGTCGATAACCTGATATAAAAATAATTTCGTTCCTCATACTATGGCTCCACTTATTAATAGGGAGTCATCAACATGCTACCATCCATATCAAGCGCTATACATTCACTTCAATCAATTTCCCCAGCCCAGAGTTCTTCGCAAGAAGATAACCCTGCAACCAAAAGAGTTAAACTTATAAATGAAAAACTATCAACGCTACAGCTCGAACAACACACTTACAATGAACGTTTAACGTATTGTGAAGAATTTTTTTCAAAAAACAATAAAGCAATCCTTACATTGTGCGAAATGGGTGACAGTATCCATGGACCATTAAAAACGGTTCTCGCGACGATAAATTCAATTACGGATAATGATCGACTTGGTGAAGATAATTCCGAAAACTATACCCAAATCAATCAATCAATAGATGAGATTGATAAATTGATTCAGTCGAGCGTGAGTGACAAAACCAGTACCGGTGAACGAATCAGCAAAGAAATTGGTCGTGTTACTACTCGAGTTGGAAAGGAGGTCGAACGTAGCTTAGACAAAACAAAAGATGAATTTGATCGTGTTATGCCCCGAGTTGAAAAGGAGGTTGAGCGTAGCTTAGACAAAACAAAAGATGAACTTGTTCGTGTTAAGACCCGAGTTGAAAAGGAAGCTGAGCGCAGCTTTGAAACAGCAAAAAATAAAGTCACCCATTTTTTAAAAAAGCTTTAACATGCCTAATTTAGGAATCAATATGCGCGTTTTACTATCACTGAGCGAACGGTAATTAACTCAGGGGCAGAAAAAACTTTTTTATTATTGCAGCAACATTAACCCAAGCGCGTATTGCAGCCCTCCCGCTGGCGGGATATAGTGATGGTCCGGCGTTATCTGCGCCGCCATCCGCGGAAAGGGCTGCGCCCAAGATAAGTAGGCAACCTCAAGGTTACGACTCCCCACCTGAATGCGGATAAGGTATTGGAAAGGAGTTCGTATGTCTGTACATCCGATAAGTAATGGTCATATCAATCTGGTTCAACAGCGCAAACGCGCAAAAGAACTGTTGCAACGTATCAAAGCAGGCCTTGAGCCTGAAAAATTGGCACTGCTTCATCGCCTTAATCCAACGTCCGACCTAACCCTTGCCAGCGCACAATGGTTAATTGCGCGTGACGTCGGGTTTGACAGTTGGCCGAAGCTCAAAGCACATGTTGATGCCATCGCATTTGCCCGGCGTCATCCCCATTTTTCCGCTGATGATGAAAGCAAAACCCAACACTGGCGCTGCGGCAATGATATTGAACACAGTCTGCGGCTCGCGGGTTTTCACGGCACCTTTCACTGTTATACCGACCCACTGTCAATGGGACCAGTTCAGAACATCCCCTTTGCCGACTACCGCACGGTCCGCTGCACCTATATCCAGCAGGCCTTTCGGTTGGAAGCTGATGATGTCACCCGCCGTTTTGACGAGGAGCAGGCACAGTGGCAACGTTTACCCGACGCTGAACATGCCGTGTTGTGGTGCGAAGCCGACCCCTACGACCAGCTGTTTTTGATCCGCTCACTCTCGACACTCGAAAAACCGCCACAAAAGCTCGAGCTTATCGCCGTGGACAATATACCCGGCGTGAAACGTTTTATTGGACTAGGGCAACTATCACCGGATGTATTGGCCTGGCTCTGGACGCAACGCAAGACGGTGCCTGCCGATGCGATAGCACTGGCGCACAGCCTGGTCGGCCTGGTGCGCGCCCTCACCGACAGCGCTCTTTACGCTTGCTCAACGTGAACACACCACATTGCCTTATCTTTCGCGTTCCTTGCGCCGATTATTGCAAGAATTACCGGGTATTAACGACGGTCTTTCTCTGACCGAACGCCTGGCGTTACAGGCTATTGCACAATCCGGCCCCATCAGTCTCAGAAAAGTATTCAGAGAACTGATCGGCCAGCGCGATCCGCTGCCTTATATGGGTGACATGATGTTCTATTCCGCTATCAGACCATTGATAACAGGCGAAAACCCACTATTGCGTATCACTACAGCAGCAGAGGCAGAAGCCCTGACTACCGTGGAATTAACGCCGCTAGGCCATGACATACTCAATGGCAAGGCTTACTGGCTTGATGTTGCCTCACAGCCTCGTTGGGTAGGCGGAGTTTGCCTTACGCCCCGTGAGGCGCACTGGACTGTGGACAGTAATGGGCGTCCGGTTTGGCGGGATTCGTAGTGTAGTTTTCAATGCAAGCAGAGTAAATAATCGTCGTAGCAATCACCCCCGGCTTACTGGTCGGGGTTTATATGAGCGCTATATTATTACCGACCGTTAAAACCATCCCAATATGTTTTGCGCAGGCCATCGATATATAACCTTCGCGTTTCTTGCGGATTCTCTACTGAATATTGATGCGTAAAAAAAGATAACGTCATGTTTGAATCAGGCAATAACTGCGGATCGTCAAAACGATTCACATTCTGTTGTGCTTCTTGCTGAGACAAGCCTTTGGCACGGTCCTGCTGCCCTAAATGATATATATCTTCAAATGCAGGAAGTAACA
This genomic interval carries:
- a CDS encoding DUF1835 domain-containing protein, with amino-acid sequence MSVHPISNGHINLVQQRKRAKELLQRIKAGLEPEKLALLHRLNPTSDLTLASAQWLIARDVGFDSWPKLKAHVDAIAFARRHPHFSADDESKTQHWRCGNDIEHSLRLAGFHGTFHCYTDPLSMGPVQNIPFADYRTVRCTYIQQAFRLEADDVTRRFDEEQAQWQRLPDAEHAVLWCEADPYDQLFLIRSLSTLEKPPQKLELIAVDNIPGVKRFIGLGQLSPDVLAWLWTQRKTVPADAIALAHSLVGLVRALTDSALYACST
- a CDS encoding Exc2 family lipoprotein; this translates as MRHAYHTANKIAHQHFDPNTRIHVNNTTALLLPAFEDIYHLGQQDRAKGLSQQEAQQNVNRFDDPQLLPDSNMTLSFFTHQYSVENPQETRRLYIDGLRKTYWDGFNGR